A genomic stretch from Bacillus sp. E(2018) includes:
- a CDS encoding cytochrome c biogenesis protein CcdC, which produces MFFIASTCFAIIMAVIVFNFRMKETREPVTTKKIIIPPLAMSTGFLQFVIPAFHITWTEAGEAFLVGVMFSIFLIMTSKFEIKGDHVYLVRSKAFIFIIIGLFAIRLALKWYIGSTISIFETSSLFFIVAFGMILPWRLAMLVLFNKKKNEIAL; this is translated from the coding sequence GTGTTTTTTATTGCGAGTACATGCTTTGCCATCATAATGGCAGTGATTGTTTTTAATTTTCGAATGAAAGAAACAAGAGAACCGGTTACCACAAAAAAGATCATCATACCTCCATTGGCAATGAGCACAGGCTTTCTTCAGTTCGTGATTCCTGCTTTTCACATCACCTGGACGGAAGCAGGGGAGGCGTTCTTAGTTGGGGTCATGTTTTCGATATTTCTTATCATGACAAGTAAATTTGAGATTAAAGGTGATCATGTATACTTGGTTCGATCGAAAGCCTTTATCTTTATCATTATCGGATTGTTTGCCATCCGCTTAGCGCTGAAATGGTATATTGGGTCGACGATATCGATTTTTGAAACAAGTTCGTTATTTTTCATCGTTGCATTCGGGATGATTCTACCATGGCGACTTGCCATGCTCGTTTTGTTTAATAAAAAGAAAAATGAAATCGCGTTGTAA
- a CDS encoding cytochrome c biogenesis protein CcdA, which translates to MTDLNILLAFGAGLLSFISPCCLPLYPAFLSYITGISVQELKEENAMLRKTALLHTAFFLIGFSIIFLFLGLSTTIIGDLFVQYQTLLRQIGAIVIIFFGLVVIGFITPTFLMKDKKVRFQSRPTGYLGSVLIGIGFSAGWTPCMGPILAGVIALGVSNPAASMTYMVAYVLGFAVPFFVLSFFLDKLKVIKKFNRQFMVVGGTLMVVMGILLYFDWLTQLTSFLTNRVFGGFKGF; encoded by the coding sequence ATGACCGATCTTAATATTCTGCTTGCTTTTGGAGCTGGCTTGCTCTCCTTTATTTCACCGTGTTGTTTACCGTTGTATCCTGCTTTTCTATCTTACATAACTGGAATCTCTGTTCAAGAACTTAAAGAAGAAAATGCCATGCTTAGGAAAACAGCGCTTTTACATACTGCATTTTTTTTAATAGGTTTTTCGATTATTTTTCTATTTCTTGGTCTTTCTACTACGATAATCGGTGATCTATTCGTACAATATCAAACATTGTTAAGGCAAATCGGAGCTATTGTTATTATCTTTTTCGGATTAGTAGTAATAGGATTCATAACTCCTACCTTTCTGATGAAAGATAAGAAAGTCAGGTTTCAATCCCGTCCAACTGGTTATCTTGGTTCCGTGTTGATCGGTATCGGTTTTTCAGCAGGATGGACACCTTGTATGGGTCCGATTCTAGCAGGCGTTATTGCGCTAGGGGTATCAAATCCGGCAGCATCTATGACGTATATGGTTGCCTATGTTTTAGGATTTGCTGTTCCTTTCTTTGTTTTAAGCTTCTTTTTGGATAAACTAAAGGTAATCAAAAAGTTCAACCGTCAGTTTATGGTGGTAGGTGGGACACTAATGGTGGTTATGGGGATCTTGCTATACTTTGATTGGCTGACGCAATTAACCTCATTTCTAACAAACCGTGTGTTTGGAGGTTTCAAAGGTTTTTAA
- a CDS encoding DUF2621 domain-containing protein gives MSGWFITFIVLWSVFLFTMFAIGGYFMFRKFLKRLPKEDGKSILDWQEHYIDQTIHLWTDDQKKLLNELVAPVPELFRDVAKEKIAGKIGELALQEKASSMSQDLIIRGYIIATPKRDHKWLIKTLKKKNIDIKPYHSLLA, from the coding sequence TTGTCTGGATGGTTCATCACTTTTATCGTGTTATGGTCCGTTTTTTTATTTACCATGTTTGCCATCGGCGGATATTTTATGTTTCGCAAATTCCTAAAACGATTACCTAAAGAAGATGGAAAATCAATTTTAGATTGGCAGGAACATTACATCGACCAAACCATTCATCTATGGACTGATGATCAGAAGAAACTTTTAAACGAATTAGTAGCGCCGGTTCCCGAACTCTTCAGGGATGTAGCAAAAGAAAAGATCGCTGGTAAGATCGGCGAATTAGCATTGCAAGAAAAGGCAAGTTCAATGTCACAAGATTTAATCATACGTGGCTATATCATCGCAACACCAAAAAGAGATCACAAATGGCTGATCAAGACTTTAAAAAAGAAGAATATCGACATTAAACCTTATCATTCTTTACTCGCATAA
- a CDS encoding Na(+)/H(+) antiporter subunit B gives MHSRSNDLILKTTTNIIVFVILAFSINMLFSGHNAPGGGFIGGLMGAGAFLLLYVSYGLQPVHRILPINFTYMIAVGLLIAILTGAGSFVLGVPFLSHSFGYFKLPLLGKTELATAMLFDLGVYLTVIGVTMTIILSIAEDKIEKEVGEGN, from the coding sequence ATGCATTCACGATCGAATGACCTTATCTTAAAAACAACAACAAATATCATTGTTTTTGTTATTCTAGCGTTTTCAATTAACATGCTTTTTTCAGGACATAATGCTCCTGGAGGAGGATTTATCGGAGGACTAATGGGAGCGGGCGCATTTCTGCTTCTCTATGTTTCCTATGGATTACAACCAGTACATAGAATATTGCCGATCAACTTTACGTACATGATCGCAGTTGGTTTGTTGATCGCCATTCTCACCGGTGCAGGATCCTTTGTTTTAGGTGTTCCGTTTTTGAGTCACAGTTTTGGCTATTTTAAACTCCCGTTGTTAGGGAAAACAGAGCTTGCGACTGCGATGCTTTTTGATTTAGGAGTCTATTTGACAGTAATCGGAGTTACGATGACCATTATCCTCTCAATTGCAGAAGATAAGATCGAGAAAGAAGTAGGGGAAGGGAACTAA